Proteins co-encoded in one Plasmodium reichenowi strain SY57 chromosome 10, whole genome shotgun sequence genomic window:
- a CDS encoding ribonucleotide reductase small subunit, putative (part of same gene as PRSY57_1015200B~gap found within coding sequence): MSKEQYHDQEVLLEAQNNDEILKENKFRWVMFPIKYKTFWSYYKEIESLFWTAEDYNFDKDKQYLENIDKNMLVKLFELICFYSL; encoded by the exons ATGAGTAAGGAACAATATCACGATCAAGAAGTATTGTTGGAGGCtcaaaataatgatgaaattTTAAAGGAAAATAAGTTCAGATGG GTTATGTTCCCAATAAAGTACAAAACATTCTGG agttattataaagaaattgAATCTCTCTTTTGGACTGCTGAGgattataattttgataAAGACAAGCAatatttagaaaatattgataaaaaCATGTTGGTTAAGTTGTTTGAACTTATATGCTTTTATAGTTTAAA
- a CDS encoding ribonucleotide reductase small subunit, putative (part of same gene as PRSY57_1015200A~gap found within coding sequence) gives GRAFYGFQMCMENIHDEVYACIFETYIPDSKQKRVIINKVIELDSVLKKQKWLTEIFESNIPYYNKLVLLYISKVLFNGTLNILIGYCKENSILPCLCNVHEKIHRDEYLHGDFSVMCCNHLVNKLKYEHVLDYFKMAVDLEYQFSLEMLELNVLKIKKEQVRAFLEYLADTMLTNLNYPKHYNSKYPFSWPEFTKIIVNENGKEETVKKGENVYGEKQILFDEDF, from the exons AGGAAGAGCTTTTTATGGTTTTCAAATGTGTATGGAGAATATACATGATGAAGTATATGCTTGTATATTCGAAACATATATTCCTGATTCAAAACAGAAAAgggtaataataaataaagtGATTGAGTTAGACAgtgttttaaaaaaacagAAATGGCTAACTGAAATATTCGAATCGAATATCCCATACTATAATAAACTTGttcttctttatatttctaAAGTTCTTTTTAATGGtacattaaatatattaattgGTTATTGCAAAGAAAATTCTATACTCCCTTGCTTATGTAATGTTCATGAAAAAATTCATAGAGATGAATATCTTCATGGAGATTTTTCCGTTATGTGTTGTAACCATTTagttaataaattaaaatatgaacatgTCTTAGATTATTTTAAGATGGCTGTTGATTTAGAATATCAATTTTCACTGGAAATGTTAGAGCTCAATGTTCTTAAAATAAAGAAGGAACAAGTAAGAGCATTCTTAGAATATTTAGCAGATACCATGTTGACTAATCTAAACTATCCAAAACATTATAATTCCAAATATCCTTTTAGTTGGCCCGAATTTACAAAA ATTATTGTTAATGAGAACGGCAAGGAAGAAACTGTTAAGAAAGGAGAAAATGTATATGgagaaaaacaaatattatttgatgaagatttttaa